The Pseudonocardia broussonetiae DNA segment GCGGCCGTCGCGCGGAAGGTCGGGGTGCTGGTCGACGACTACTGGCGGCCCGCCGACCCCGCGCTCACCGCGGCGCTCGACGCGGCCGTGGCGCGGCTGCGGGCCGACGGCGTCACGGTGGTGGAGGTGCGCACCCCGATGATCGACGAGCTGGCCGCGACCTACCCGGTGATCGTCGGCGCGGAGGCGTACGCGACGCACGCACGCTGGGTCGCCGAGCGGCCCGAGGCCTACCAGCCCGCCACCCGCGTGCGGCTGGAGCCCAACGGCGACCTGCCCGCGCACGCCTACGTCGACGCCCTGCGCACGCGGCGGCGACTGGTGGCCGAGCTGCAGGCCGCGGTCGGTGACGTCGACGCGCTGGTCCTGCCCACCACCCGCCTGCGGGCCACGCCGATCGGGCAGGAGAGCGTCGACGGGGTGGCGGTTCGGCCGGCCCTGCTCGCCCTGACGCTGCCGTTCAACCTCACCCGCTGGCCCGCGGTCTCGGTGCCCGGCACGACCGACGGCCTCCCCGCCGGGGTGCAGGTGGTGGGCGTGAGGCTCGACGAGCGGGGGGTGCTGGCGCTGGCGGCCCGGCTCGTGCCCTGAGAGTTGCAGCAAGGCCACCTCGTGGACGCTTTCCGTCATCAAGGTGGCCTTGCTGCAACGGGTCGGACCGCGGCCGGACTCGGGAGGACCGCCACCGTGAGGTGGTCGCTACTCTCTCCGCGTGACGGAGCGGGCGGTCTGCGTGATCGGTACCGGGTTGATCGGCGGCTCGCTGATGCGCGCCGCGGAGAAGGCGGGCCGGGCGGTGTGGGGCACGAGCGCGTCGGAGGACACGGCGGCCGAGGCCCGGGCCGACGGCTTCGACGTCACCACCGACACCGACGACGCCCTGCGCCGCGCCGCCGACGCCGACGCGCTCGTCGTGCTGGCCGTGCCGCTGCCGGTGCTGCCCGAGGTGCTGCGCCGCGTCGACGCCGTGGCGCCGGAGGTGCGGCTGACCGACGCCGTGAGCGTCAAGGTCGCTGTGGCCGACGCCGTGGCCCGGTACGCGCCGCGCGCGCGGTACGTCGGCGGGCACCCGATGGCGGGTACGAGCGAGTCGGGGTGGTCGGCGGGGCTCGCGGAGCTGTTCGTCGACGCCGCGTGGGTGGTGGCCGCCGACGACGGCCTCGACCTCGACGTCTGGCGCGACGTCGCCGAGCTCGCCTGGGCCTGCGGCGCCCGCGTGGTCCCGGCCGCGGCCGACGAGCACGACCTCGCGGTGGCGCGCGTGTCCCACCTGCCGCACCTGCTCGCCGCCGTGCTCGCCGCGGTCGGCGCGGGCGGCGACGACGCCCTGCCGCTCGCCCTGGCCGCCGGCTCCTTCGCCGACGGCACCCGCGTCGCGGGCACGCGCCCGGAGCTCGTCCTCGCGATGTGCGAGGGCAACCGCGACGCCCTGCTCGGCGCCGTCGACGACGCCCTGGGCCGGCTCGGCGCGATGCGCGGCGCGCTCGCCTCCACCGGCGGCCTCACCGCCACGGTGTTCGCCGGGCACGCGGGCCGCGAGCGCTGGGCTGCGAGCCGCGACCCGAAGGGGGTGAAGGTCAGCCTGAAGGGGCGCGCCCCGCTGGCCGCCCTGCGCGCGGTCGGACGGCGCGGAGCCGTGGTGTCGGGGTGGAAGGCCTGACCCCGACTCGGTCGCAGCGAGAGCCCGACTCGCGGGTCTTCTAGGTCGTCGCCCCCGGTGCCACCGGGGTGAGGCGGGCGGCCACGCCCGGGTAGCGCTGCACCACGCCGTCGGCGTCGACCGTGAGCTCCGCGCCGAAGTCGTCCCAGCGGAACGCGACGCAGGCGGCGCCGGCGTCGTCGAGGACGGAGACGGTCTCGTAGACCTGCTCCACCTCCTGCACCTCCAGCCCGGGCAGCGTCACGAACGCCATCGGCAGCGTGTGCGTGCCGACCCCGGTGTGCAGCCCCAGGCGCCGGATCGGCACCGTGTTGAACATCGGGCTGTGCGCGAGGTCGACGTCGACCGCACCGCCGAACGGCGCGCGGGTGCCGCCGGAGCCCGTGTCGAGCAGCCAGAAGCCGTCCTCGGTGCGGTTCAGCGTGAGGTGCCGCTCCCGCTGGGCGGTGGCGCTGGTCACCGACAGGCGCTCCACCGTGCCGTCGTCGGCGACGACGAGCCGGTAGGACGCGGTGTAGTCGCCGTCGGGCCCGGTGCGGACCATCCGGCCCAGTGCGCGGAATCCGCCACCGGCCCCGAGCAGCAGCCGGGTGCCTTCGAGCCCGTGGCCGTCCTCGGCCTGCCAGGTCAGCATGGTCGTCACGCGGACCACCGTAGTTGCACCGGGCACCGCGGCGCGCCCTCCGGGTGAGGGGGCGGGTCACATCTGCGTCGCACCACGGTCGGTAGCCCCCTTCTCGAGCGTCGGCGCCATCCTGCACCAGCGCGCGGGCATCTCACCAGCACCGTGCCGATCAGGTCCGGGCCCCTCAGCTCCCGCGCACGGCGTCGGCGGGCTCCAGGTCGTCGCGCAGGCCGCGCAGGACGGGGTGGCGCAGCCGGCCGGTGTCGGTCCAGCCGAGGTGCTCGACGTCGACGACGACGCCCGGCTCGCACCAGTGCACGCCCGCCGCGTCGGCCCGTTCGAGCTTCTCCGCGAACGGTGGCGACGGCGCCGCGACGGCCGCCAGCCGCGGGCCGAG contains these protein-coding regions:
- a CDS encoding prephenate dehydrogenase, which translates into the protein MRAAEKAGRAVWGTSASEDTAAEARADGFDVTTDTDDALRRAADADALVVLAVPLPVLPEVLRRVDAVAPEVRLTDAVSVKVAVADAVARYAPRARYVGGHPMAGTSESGWSAGLAELFVDAAWVVAADDGLDLDVWRDVAELAWACGARVVPAAADEHDLAVARVSHLPHLLAAVLAAVGAGGDDALPLALAAGSFADGTRVAGTRPELVLAMCEGNRDALLGAVDDALGRLGAMRGALASTGGLTATVFAGHAGRERWAASRDPKGVKVSLKGRAPLAALRAVGRRGAVVSGWKA
- a CDS encoding putative glycolipid-binding domain-containing protein, coding for MLTWQAEDGHGLEGTRLLLGAGGGFRALGRMVRTGPDGDYTASYRLVVADDGTVERLSVTSATAQRERHLTLNRTEDGFWLLDTGSGGTRAPFGGAVDVDLAHSPMFNTVPIRRLGLHTGVGTHTLPMAFVTLPGLEVQEVEQVYETVSVLDDAGAACVAFRWDDFGAELTVDADGVVQRYPGVAARLTPVAPGATT